From Lycium ferocissimum isolate CSIRO_LF1 chromosome 12, AGI_CSIRO_Lferr_CH_V1, whole genome shotgun sequence, one genomic window encodes:
- the LOC132040796 gene encoding transcription initiation factor TFIID subunit 1 isoform X1: MGYEPGGSSRDERDEDDEDEYEEAGGGNRLLGFMFGNVDYSGDLDVDYLDEDAKEHLAALADKLGPSLTEIDLSVKSPQASADAAEQDYDEKAEDAVDYEDIDEQYEGPEVQTVTEEDLLLPKRDYFSTEVSLTTLENRASVFDDENYDEDEEEKEQEKEEEKEQEVVENTTEVQSIPEKEYNNDAEVISPGETVPEEVLDQKVPEEVLDQRVPEELLDRKVPEEVISTDVPESSEDLQEEEPLALDEPVDSQSSVPLPVLCVEDGVAILKFSEIFALHKPRKKAEKRERRSSVPKDKYKGMDTLDIVEEDEVTLLRGSYEEFPWLRMTHVHQDSALTLLDNEPGTVQGTDDLKPKIEKKDSCCSAEPMKENLSMDLSAGWSSPICPEFYPLDQQDWEDRIIWDNSPPLSDNTAESCEISEPDYEALTDKQLDVEAESQSLQSEKEIEPQEKGHSSFFSCSVSVEPFGSKQPSEHLDISLSEGRYHPQLLRLESRLNADRQKSTDTPKDGATDESLSSDALRRFSKLTLQNRDMLEESWVDNIIWEPDQPFLKPKLIYDLQDEQMLFEVLDNRDGQQLLYHAGAMITTGLIKPSNGDSTELYGLSGSSGRFNIANDKFYMNRKSTQQLKSHSKKRTAHGLKVLHSIPALKLQTMKAKLSNKDIANFHRPRALWHPHDNEVVLKEQRKLPTQGPMKIILKSLGGKGSKLHVAAEENISSLKSKASKKLDFKLSEPVKIIYCGKELEDDKSLSAQNVPPNSVLHLVRTRIHLLPRAQKLPGENKSLRPPGAFKKKSDLSVKDGHVFLMEYCEERPLLLGNAGMGARLCTYYQKLSPNDQQGTLMRNGNTGLGSVLTLDPADKSPFLGDIKPGCSQSSLETNMYRAPIFQQKVSSTDYLLVRSAKGKLSIRRIDRIDVVGQQEPHMEVIAPGSKGVQTYIMNRLLVYMYREFRAIEKRGSRPFIRADELSAQFPSLSEAFLRKRLKHCADLQRRSNGQFQWVMRFNFRIPSEEELRRMVSPESVCAYESMQAGLYRLKRLGITRLTNPTGLSAAMNQLPDEAIALAAASHIERELQITPWNLSSNFVACTNQDRENIERLEITGVGDPSGRGLGFSYVRTTPKAPISNAISKKKAVVAKGSTVTGTDADLRRLSMEAAREVLLKFNVPEEQIAKLTRWHRIAMIRKLSSEQAASGVKVDPTTISKYARGQRMSFLQLQQQTREKCQEIWDRQVQNLSAADGEENESDTEVNSDLDSFAGDLENLLDAEDFEDGEEGSHEPKHDNVDGVKGLKMRRRPFQAQVDEEIEDEAAEAAELCRMLMDDDEAERKKKKKDKAMGEQVGFVPDIRYKFATESTDRGKKPQIFPKPSIKSDGPNALNFIGDQKEAEGFATKRTPSSKVKPKKKVDIMDSGLFNKKIKILGDGIKPVKEKKSARDSFVCGACGQLGHMRTNKNCPKYGEDVEARAEIIDLEKTTGKAMSSTDHLDQPQIFSKKAIQKSATKNVMVEAHEDDNSSSKAKVLKVKCGSTDKLPDKPTPATSLNSDIPVTSDTETGTVPPPIKFSKIKFSNKMKAEDVSDEAHRSSVLRAPTETAESHRSKKIVIKQLKDSTSMDEGFLDGSGGMEFRKTKKINELSYLGQQERDHFYEEALARKRMDDKRLWEEEERRRIAVRQREERAKMIYERQKALEEQEKLAAIESYQDAIRREREEEERLKERKKKKKKPEIRDDYLDDFLPRRNDRRIPDRDRSMKRRQPFESGRHAKELAPPTKRRRGGEVGLSNILEEIVDTLKSRVDVSYLFLKPVTRKDAPDYHKYVKRPMDLSTIKERTRKLEYKNRLQFRHDVAQITINAHLYNDGRNPGIPPLADQLLEICDYLLDENASILAEAESGIEL, encoded by the exons ATGGGCTACGAACCTGGTGGCTCATCCCGTGATGAGCGTGACGAAG ATGATGAGGACGAATATGAGGAAGCTGGCGGTGGTAACCGACTTTTGGGATTTATGTTTGGAAATGTTGACTACTCTGGTGATCTCGATGTTGATTACCTTGACGAG GATGCCAAGGAGCATCTTGCTGCTTTAGCTGACAAGCTTGGTCCGTCTCTGACAGAGATAGAT TTGTCAGTGAAGTCCCCACAAGCATCTGCAGATGCTGCTGAACAAG ATTATGATGAGAAGGCAGAAGATGCTGTAGATTATGAGGACATCGATGAGCAGTATGAAGGACCTGAGGTACAAACTGTTACCGAAGAGGACCTATTATTGCCGAAGAGGGATTATTTTTCAACAGAAGTCTCTTTAACTACTTTGGAGAATCGTGCTTCTGTTTTCGATGATGAAAACTATGACGAGGATGAAGAGGAGAAGGAACAGGAGAAGGAAGAGGAGAAGGAACAGGAGGTGGTAGAGAACACTACTGAAGTTCAATCTATTCCTGAAAAAG AGTACAACAATGATGCTGAAGTGATCTCTCCTGGGGAGACGGTTCCAGAAGAAGTTCTTGATCAAAAGGTTCCAGAAGAAGTTCTTGATCAAAGGGTTCCAGAAGAACTTCTTGATCGAAAGGTTCCAGAAGAAGTTATATCCACGGATGTTCCCGAATCTAGTGAAGATCTTCAGGAG GAAGAACCTCTTGCTTTGGATGAGCCAGTTGATAGTCAAAGCTCTGTGCCTCTACCTGTTCTTTGTGTAGAAGATGGGGTGGCAATTCTGAAGTTCTCTGAAATTTTTGCCCTCCATAAACCTCGGAAGAAAGCAGAGAAGAGGGAGCGACGTTCCTCTGTTCCCAAAG ACAAATACAAGGGCATGGACACACTGGATATTGTTGAAGAGGATGAAGTTACATTACTGAGAGGGTCCTATGAAGAGTTTCCTTGGTTGAGGATGACCCATGTACATCAAGATAGTGCTTTAACGTTGCTGGATAACGAACCAGGAACAGTTCAAGGGACTGATGACTTAAAGCCAAAAATCGAGAAAAAGGATTCTTGTTGTAGTGCTGAACCAATGAAAGAAAATCTATCAATGGATCTTTCTGCTGGTTGGAGCTCACCTATTTGTCCTGAGTTCTATCCGCTTGATCAGCAAGACTGGGAGGATAGAATCATTTGGGATAATTCTCCTCCATTGAGTGATAACACTGCTGAGAGTTGTGAGATTTCTGAACCTGATTATGAAGCATTGACTGATAAACAACTGGATGTGGAGGCCGAGTCTCAAAGTCTTCAGtcagaaaaagaaattgaaccCCAAGAGAAAGGTCATAGCTCCTTTTTCTCTTGCAGTGTTTCTGTGGAGCCTTTTGGTTCAAAACAACCTTCAGAACACCTGGATATTTCATTATCAGAAGGAAGATATCACCCTCAGCTTTTGAGATTAGAGTCTCGCTTGAATGCAGATAGGCAAAAGAGCACAGATACTCCAAAGGATGGAGCCACTGATGAAAGCCTTAGCAGCGATGCCTTAAGGCGATTTAGCAAGCTTACATTACAAAATAGGGATATGCTAGAGGAATCTTGGGTGGACAACATTATTTGGGAACCAGATCAACCCTTTCTGAAGCCAAAGCTCATATACGATCTTCAAGACGAACAAATGCTTTTCGAAGTTTTGGATAACAGGGATGGCCAACAGCTTCTGTATCATGCTGGAGCAATGATCACAACTGGTTTAATAAAGCCCAGTAATGGTGATTCTACCGAGTTATATGGTCTCAGTGGTTCATCCGGGCGTTTCAATATTGCCAATGACAAATTCTATATGAACAGAAAGTCAACTCAGCAACTAAAATCACATTCAAAGAAACGCACTGCACATGGTCTAAAAGTTCTGCACTCAATACCAGCTCTTAAGCTGCAAACAATGAAGGCTAAGCTAAGCAA TAAAGATATAGCAAATTTTCATCGGCCAAGAGCTTTGTGGCATCCCCATGACAATGAGGTGGTACTTAAGGAACAGAGAAAGTTGCCTACACAAGGGCCAATGAAAATCATATTGAAGAGCTTGGGTGGCAAAGGAAGTAAACTTCATGTGGCAGCAGAAGAAAACATTTCTTCCCTTAAGTCAAAGGCGTCCAAGAAGCTTG ATTTCAAACTGTCTGAGCCAGTGAAGATAATTTATTGTGGGAAGGAGCTTGAAGATGATAAATCGCTTTCTGCCCAAAATGTGCCACCAAACTCTGTGCTGCATCTTGTTCGTACCAGGATACATTTGTTGCCTAGGGCACAAAAGCTTCCCGGTGAGAACAAGTCCCTGCGTCCTCCTGGGGCATTTAAGAAAAAATCCGATCTTTCCGTGAAAGATGGCCATGTTTTCCTAATGGA ATACTGTGAGGAGAGACCTTTGCTCCTTGGAAATGCCGGAATGGGTGCAAGATTGTGTACTTATTACCAAAAATTATCTCCAAATGATCAGCAAGGCACCTTGATGCGCAACGGAAATACTGGATTGGGTAGTGTGCTCACACTTGATCCTGCTGATAAATCCCCCTTCCTTGGGGATATAAAACCTGGCTGCAGCCAGTCATCTCTTGAAACAAATATGTATAGGGCACCAATTTTTCAGCAGAAGGTCTCATCAACTGATTATTTGTTGGTTCGCTCAGCAAAGGGTAAGCTGTCCATAAGGCGGATTGACAGGATTGATGTCGTAGGGCAACAG GAACCTCACATGGAGGTAATCGCTCCTGGATCAAAAGGTGTTCAGACCTACATAATGAACAGACTATTGGTATATATGTATCGTGAATTTCGTGCTATTGAAAAACGCGGTTCACGTCCTTTCATCCGTGCGGATGAGCTGTCTGCACAGTTCCCTAGCTTGTCAGAGGCCTTTCTTAGGAAAAGGCTCAAACATTGTGCTGATTTGCAG AGAAGATCAAATGGACAGTTCCAATGGGTTATGAGGTTCAATTTTCGGATACCATCCGAGGAGGAATTGAGGAGGATGGTTTCGCCAGAAAGT GTATGTGCATATGAAAGCATGCAAGCTGGACTGTATAGGCTTAAGCGCCTAGGTATTACAAGGCTAACTAATCCTACAGGTCTATCAGCTGCAATGAACCAGCTCCCAGATGAAGCAATTGCTTTAGCTGCTGCATCACATATTGAAAGGGAACTTCAAATCACACCTTGGAACTTGAGTAGCAACTTCGTTGCCTGTACAAACCAG GATAGAGAAAATATTGAGCGTCTGGAAATTACTGGTGTTGGTGATCCATCTGGTCGGGGATTAGGGTTCAGTTATGTCCGCACCACTCCTAAGGCACCAATATCAAATGCAATCTCCAAGAAAAAAGCAGTTGTTGCCAAAGGCTCAACAGTAACAGGCACTGATGCAGACCTTCGAAGACTGAGCATGGAAGCTGCACGCGAG GTTCTTCTCAAGTTTAATGTTCCAGAGGAGCAGATTGCTAAACTAACAAGGTGGCACCGAATTGCTATGATTCGCAAACTTTCTAGCGAGCAAGCTGCATCAGGTGTTAAAGTTGATCCAACAACAATAAGCAAATATGCTCGTGGCCAGCGCATGTCCTTTTTGCAGCTGCAGCAGCAAACCAGAGAAAAATGTCAGGAGATCTGGGACCGCCAAGTCCAAAATCTTAGTGCAGCTGATGGTGAAGAAAATGAGAGTGACACTGAAGTGAACAGTGACCTGGACTCATTTGCTGGTGACTTGGAAAATCTTCTTGatgcagaggactttgaggATGGTGAGGAGGGTAGTCATGAGCCCAAACATGATAATGTAGATGGAGTCAAAGGACTCAAGATGAGGAGACGCCCCTTTCAGGCTCAGGTGGACGAGGAAATCGAGGATGAGGCAGCTGAAGCTGCAGAATTATGCCGCATGCTCATGGATG ATGATGAAGCTGAgcggaagaagaaaaaaaaggacaaagCCATGGGGGAGCAAGTTGGTTTCGTGCCAGATATAAGATACAAGTTTGCTACTGAAAGCACTGATCGGGGTAAAAAACCTCAAATATTTCCCAAGCCAAGCATCAAGTCTGATGGGCCAAATGCATTGAATTTCATCGGAGATCAGAAGGAG GCTGAAGGGTTTGCTACTAAAAGAACCCCATCTAGCAAGGTGAAACCCAAGAAAAAAGTTGATATTATGGACAGTGGAttgtttaataaaaaaattaagatactAGGGGATGGAATTAAG CCCGTGAAAGAGAAGAAGTCAGCAAGAGACAGTTTTGTCTGTGGAGCCTGTGGTCAG CTTGGTCACATGAGAACTAATAAGAATTGTCCCAAGTATGGGGAAGATGTGGAGGCACGAGCAGAAATCATTGATCTCGAAAAGACTACAGGTAAAGCTATGAGTTCTACCGATCACTTGGATCAGCCCCAGATCTTCTCCAAAAAAGCCATCCAAAAAAGTGCTACTAAGAATGTGATGGTCGAAGCTCATGAGGATGATAATTCCAGTTCAAAGGCCAAAGTTCTGAAGGTTAAATGTGGCTCAACCGACAAGCTTCCTGATAAACCTACGCCTGCTACCTCACTTAATTCTGACATACCGGTGACTTCAGATACTGAAACTGGAACTGTACCACCCCCCATAAAATTTAGTAAAATCAAGTTTTCAAATAAGATGAAAGCTGAGGATGTTTCCGATGAAGCTCATAGGTCCTCCGTTCTAAGGGCACCAACGGAGACTGCAGAGTCACATCGCAGCAAGAAAATTGTAATCAAGCAACTTAAGGACTCCACAAGTATGGATGAAGGCTTCCTGGATGGAAGCGGTGGCATGGAGTTCAGGAAGACGAAGAAAATCAACGAATTGTCGTACTTGGGGCAGCAAGAGAGGGACCATTTCTATGAAGAGGCTTTAGCAAGGAAAAGAATGGATGATAAACGATTATGGGAAGAGGAAGAGAGGAGGAGAATTGCTGTGAGGCAGAGAGAAGAAAGAGCCAAGATGATATATGAGCGACAGAAGGCATTAGAGGAGCAGGAGAAATTAGCGGCGATTGAAAGCTATCAAGATGCCATAAGAAGAGAGAGGGAAGAAGAAGAACGTCTaaaggaaaggaagaagaaaaagaagaagcctGAAATAAGAGATGATTACTTGGATGATTTTCTTCCCAGAAGAAATGATAGAAGGATACCAGATCGAGACAGATCGATGAAGCGGAGGCAACCTTTCGAGTCCGGAAGGCATGCTAAAGAGCTTGCACCACCAACAAAGCGCCGAAGAGGGGGAGAG GTTGGTTTGTcaaatattttggaagaaatCGTTGACACACTGAAGTCACGTGTGGATGTATCCTACCTCTTCTTGAAGCCAGTGACCCGAAAGGACGCTCCAGATTATCACAAGTATGTAAAGCGCCCTATGGACCTATCCACAATCAAAGAGAGAACCAGGAAACTGGAATATAAAAACCGCTTGCAATTCAGGCATGATGTGGCACAGATCACCATCAATGCACATCTGTACAATGACGGGCGCAACCCAGGTATTCCTCCCCTTGCAGATCAGCTTTTAGAGATTTGTGACTACTTGCTGGATGAGAATGCTTCCATCTTAGCTGAAGCTGAATCTGGTATTGAGCTATGA